DNA sequence from the Longimicrobiaceae bacterium genome:
CGTTCGACTTCGCCCTGGTCTCGTGCCCCACCTGGCGCGCCACGGCGCAGGCCATCCGCGACATGTCGGTTCGCGGCGCGCCCGCCATCGGCGCGACGGCGGGGTACGCGCTGGCGCAGGCGTTCGCGGCGGGCGGCAAGGCGTTCTGGCTCTCCGCCGCCGTCGCGCGCCGGGCCATCGAGGCGACGCGGCCCACGGCGGTGGACCTCTTCGCCGCCACCTCGCGCGTCTGGAACGCGGCGGAGACGGCGGGCGGCAGCGAGGCGCAGGCGGTGGAGGCCGCGCGCGCCGCAGCGCACGACTTCGCGGAAGAGAGCGTGCGCAGCTGCCTGCACATCGGGGAGCACGGCGAGGCGCTGGTGCCCGACGGGGCGAACGTGCTCACGCACTGCAACGCGGGCTGGCTGGCGACGGTGGACTTCGGCACCGCGCTGGCGCCCGTGTACCGTGCGGCGGCAGACGGGAAGCGCGTGCACGTGTGGGTCAGCGAGACGCGGCCGCGGGCGCAGGGCGCGCGCCTCACCGCGTGGGAGCTGGGCGCGCACGGCATCCCCCACACGGTGATCGCCGACAGCGCCTCCGCCCACCTGATGAGCCGCGGCGACGTGGATCTCGTCATCACCGGCGCGGACCGGATCGCGGCCAACGGCGACGCGGCGAACAAGATCGGGACGCTGGAGAAGGCCGTCTGCGCGCGCGAGTTCGGCGTCCGCTTCTACGTCGCCGCCCCCCCGTCCACCTTCGACGCGGCGATCGCGGACGGAGGCGGGATCCCCATCGAGGAGCGTTCGGCAGACGAGGTGTCTTACGTGACGGGGCTGGACGACCACGGCACGCTTCGCCGCGTCCGCGTGACCGCGCCGGGTGCGCCCGCGCGCAATCCCGCGTTCGACGTGACCCCGGCGCGCTTCATCACCGGCTTCATCACCGAGCACGGCGTCGTCCGCCCCGAGGAGCTTCCCGGTGCCGCCTCGCACGCCCACGAGCGCATTCGCGTCCCCGCACTCGCGGGCGAGGGCGTCGTCGCGGGAGGCTGACGGAAGCACGTTGGCCGGCTTCTCAGGCCCGCGTACGGTGGATGAGGCGGCGCGGAGCCTCGTCCGCAGGACGACCGCAGTTCCCAGCCGGGGGCTTCATGCTCCCGGCTTCCGTGCGCTGGGAGCTTGGTTCTGCGACTTGGCGGACGCGAATCCTTTGCTGGGCGGCGTCTGCGCTTAGATTGAGTCGGTGGGGAGAGAGGCCCCCTCCCCCGGCCCCTCCCCCCAAACTGCCTGGGGGAGGGGAGACCAAAAGTG
Encoded proteins:
- the mtnA gene encoding S-methyl-5-thioribose-1-phosphate isomerase, translated to MRVNGTPYRTVWMEGGTVRLIDQNRLPFDFALVSCPTWRATAQAIRDMSVRGAPAIGATAGYALAQAFAAGGKAFWLSAAVARRAIEATRPTAVDLFAATSRVWNAAETAGGSEAQAVEAARAAAHDFAEESVRSCLHIGEHGEALVPDGANVLTHCNAGWLATVDFGTALAPVYRAAADGKRVHVWVSETRPRAQGARLTAWELGAHGIPHTVIADSASAHLMSRGDVDLVITGADRIAANGDAANKIGTLEKAVCAREFGVRFYVAAPPSTFDAAIADGGGIPIEERSADEVSYVTGLDDHGTLRRVRVTAPGAPARNPAFDVTPARFITGFITEHGVVRPEELPGAASHAHERIRVPALAGEGVVAGG